The genome window TACACAACAGCACGTGTCGCTTTTGACGAAATGACCTTTACCACCAGTGACTTTCACGAGAGCAGCTGGAAACTGGAATCCACCATTCAGACCAACGGAAGAACGCGGGGCAAGGTCGAGGTTTTCTACTCCAAACAATTTGCCGAATTTGACGAAGGCCCGTTCACGCAGGAGGAACGCTACCTTATCAACGAAATCGCTGACCGGATCGGCAGTGTCGTTCAACAGAAAAAAGCTGTCGAAGCTCTGGCGAAAGAGCGCCAGCGATTGGCCTTCATTCTCGAAGGCACCCATGTCGGCACCTGGGAGTGGAATGTTCAGACCGGTGAAACCGTCTTCAACAGCCGCTGGGCGGAAAACCTGGGTTATCAACTGGATGAGCTGACTCCGGCGTCAATCAAAACCTGGGAGAGATTCTGCCACCCGGAGGATTTAAAAAAAGCGTACCGCGCCTTGAAACGCCATTTTTCCGGGCGTGACCCCTATTACCAGTGTGAAATCCGTCTGAAACACAAAAACGGACACTGGGTGTGGATTCTTGATCGCGGCAAGGTCTCGGTGTGGACCAATGATGGCGCCCCCTTGCGAATGTTCGGCACTCACACCGATATTTCCGAACAAAAACAGGCGGAAGCACGCATCCGCCACTTGGCCAATCACGATGCCTTAACCGGCCTGCCCAGCCTGCGCCTGGTGCGTGATCGGATCAATGTTGCCCTGGAAAGCGCCCACCGTAAGCATGAACAGTTCGCGGTGATGTTTTTTGACCTTGATGGGTTCAAGGCCATCAATGACCAACACGGCCATGATGCCGGCGATTTTGTTTTGCAAACCGTTGCCAACCACCTGCTCAATTGCGTCCGCAAATCCGACACCGTTGCCCGAATCGGCGGCGATGAGTTCCTGCTGCTACTGACTGAAATCAAGTCTGTTGACGATGTCGAAAACATCGCCTGCAAAGTCATTGAAACCGTCAACCAACCCATGGAATTTGAGGGATACCTTCTGCAGGTTCAGGCCAGTGTCGGCATCGCGCTCTACCCGACGCATGGATACACCTCGAAAGCACTGATAAAACAAGCAGATAGCGCTATGTATACGGTCAAAAGCAGTGGTAAAAATGGCTACCGTTTCGCCATGCCATCTCAGGACAAGCTCCCCCCCCCTACCGTTTAAACCGCTTACAGCATAGAAAAGGCACTCTTGAAGAATGCACGGAACTCGTCGGGTTCTTGGACAACCCGGCGATTTTGCGAGGTTTTGAAAAAACTGAGTTTCACAACCACAGGTGAAAAAACCACGGACAGCTTTTCACACCAAAGTTTATCAAAGAAAAATTTGAACAGTTTTCACCACTTAAATGTCCAGCGATGATCGACAGTGCGTTGAATGTATCCTATACTTAACACTATCGAGCCATCGCAACGGGGGGAAGACATGTCCAAACATTCGACAACGCATCAACGTCAGGTATGGCTGATCTTCTTTTGCCTTGGCATCATTATGCTCAATTTCCCCTTTATGCAGGTTTTCAACCGCCTTGACACTCTGTTCGGCATTCCGCTGCTGATCTTCTACCTGATGGTCGGCTGGCCTCTGTCCATTGGTGTCATCTACCTGTTCAGCGCCTCACTCGAAGAACGTACTCTGCCGAAACGAGACACCACACCAGACCGGGAGCTTGAATGATGTCTGTCCAGTTTCTCGGAGCCATCACCCTGGCCTACTTTCTGTTGCTGTTTATTGTCGCTTTCATGGCCGACAACCTGCGCAGGCGAGGGAAAAGTTTCGTCACCAATGCAAGCGTCTATTCACTGTCACTTGCTGTGTACTGCACCTCATGGACCTATTATGGCAGCGTCGGTCGTGCAGCCACCAGTGGTCTGGATTTTCTCACCATCTATCTCGGCCCGACACTGATCTGTTTTACTTGGTGGTTTCTGCTGCGCAAAATTATTCTGATCACCAAAGAGCAGAACATTGTCAGTATTGCCGATTTCATTGCCAGCCGTTACGGAAAATCAACCTATCTCGGCGGCATTGTCACCATCTTCGCCGTCCTCGGCATCGTGCCTTATATCGCCCTGCAACTCAAAGCGATTTCGCAGACGTTTAACATGCTGTGCGGTTCCGACAGCAATCTGACCACGGCATTTGAGCTCCAATATCCCAATCTGCATCTGGATACCGCCTTTCTAGCTGCTCTGTTTCTAGCGGCATTCTGTATTCTGTTTGGAGCCATGCGCCTCAACAGTACAGAGCGCCATGAAGGGCTGATGGCGGCGGTTGCCCTGGAATCGATCATCAAGCTATCGGCGTTTCTCGCGGTCGGTCTGTTTGTCACCTACGGACTGTTTGACGGCTTCGGCGACCTTTTCAGTCGCTTTTTGACCACTTTTCCCGAGAAATCAGACCTACTGCTGATCTCCGGAGAACACAACAGCAGTGGCCGCTGGTTTTCCATGACCGTGATGTCCATGATGGCGGTGATGTTTCTGCCCCGCCAGTTTCATGCCATGGTCATTGAAAACTCGGATCATGAACATATTCGTAAAGCCATGTGGGCGTTCCCGGCCTATATGTTTCTTCTCAATCTGTTTGTGCTGCCCATTGCCATTGCCGGGA of Desulfuromonas acetoxidans DSM 684 contains these proteins:
- a CDS encoding diguanylate cyclase domain-containing protein, with amino-acid sequence MSRPPTLGEPYAIKGRWIPYAFAVVLCLAVFSLWQALEKREARARQQAIAAEAETVLNLIDVDLNNRIRSLQRFVYRWQQRGGMTRQEFFLDADSYLSDHPGYQALEWVDPNFIVRWVVPQQGNEQAINLNLALEEVRRTALKKAQHQQAPTLSMPVELVQGGIGFLVYLPITVDNRFDGFLLAVFRTSSWVESLLTTRTTPRYFKSCILMDSKQIYKAPDWQQRPDELQYAKELTVRNHLFVVQSRPTTLYLTASHTLLPELVFLFGLTLICGLVLIIYLLQKTSSAVHTGNRNQNMLELEIEQRQQIEAEREMLLNDIGERVKALHCLYSLSRLSESTGKNVEQFLFQAIECLPPAWQHPEYTTARVAFDEMTFTTSDFHESSWKLESTIQTNGRTRGKVEVFYSKQFAEFDEGPFTQEERYLINEIADRIGSVVQQKKAVEALAKERQRLAFILEGTHVGTWEWNVQTGETVFNSRWAENLGYQLDELTPASIKTWERFCHPEDLKKAYRALKRHFSGRDPYYQCEIRLKHKNGHWVWILDRGKVSVWTNDGAPLRMFGTHTDISEQKQAEARIRHLANHDALTGLPSLRLVRDRINVALESAHRKHEQFAVMFFDLDGFKAINDQHGHDAGDFVLQTVANHLLNCVRKSDTVARIGGDEFLLLLTEIKSVDDVENIACKVIETVNQPMEFEGYLLQVQASVGIALYPTHGYTSKALIKQADSAMYTVKSSGKNGYRFAMPSQDKLPPPTV